The following are encoded together in the Proteiniphilum saccharofermentans genome:
- a CDS encoding Gfo/Idh/MocA family oxidoreductase: MTSRRQFLKTMGGVTLLTIVPRNVLGKGMIAPSDELTKGIIGVGGMGRGHIPYDNTRVVAMCDVDKTHLSKAAAMVKEKINLYHDFRDLILDKNVDIVHIATPPHWHGLMSLEAAKAGKDIFCEKPMTRTIGEGKRVREAIAQHGNIFRLNTWFRFKDSFYGLGTPMKPLKKLVDSGMLGWPLKVTISKHTGFDWKFFWVGKTHLEPQPIPQELDYDMWLGPAPYKPYNAHRVHGTFRGYWDYDGGGLGDMGQHYIDPVQYMLGKDNTSPVKVEVDAPQQHPDAVGTWRSITYTYEDGCQIILWGGDYGEPDTPYIAGPNGNVYKNFVCDIPDWEKKLADFPEPQAQNTDFLECVRNRQKFALNEINGQRSCTIVNMGTVALQLNRTLEFDPVNELFINDAEANRLLDQPVRAPWTI, from the coding sequence ATGACCTCCAGAAGACAATTTTTAAAAACAATGGGAGGAGTTACATTACTCACCATTGTTCCCCGAAACGTGCTCGGGAAAGGTATGATCGCTCCGAGTGACGAACTGACCAAAGGGATCATCGGAGTAGGCGGAATGGGCCGGGGGCACATTCCCTATGACAACACGCGCGTAGTGGCCATGTGTGATGTGGACAAGACACACCTCTCAAAGGCAGCCGCCATGGTAAAAGAAAAGATCAATCTCTATCACGATTTCCGGGATCTTATCCTCGACAAAAATGTGGACATCGTACACATCGCTACCCCGCCCCACTGGCACGGATTGATGTCATTGGAAGCGGCAAAGGCAGGAAAAGACATCTTCTGCGAAAAACCGATGACACGCACGATCGGAGAAGGAAAACGGGTAAGAGAAGCAATAGCGCAACACGGCAATATCTTCCGTCTTAACACATGGTTCCGGTTCAAAGATTCTTTTTACGGGCTGGGAACACCGATGAAACCCCTCAAAAAACTGGTCGACAGCGGCATGCTGGGATGGCCGTTGAAAGTGACCATCAGCAAACATACCGGATTCGACTGGAAATTCTTCTGGGTAGGGAAAACACACTTGGAGCCGCAACCAATCCCGCAGGAACTCGATTACGATATGTGGCTCGGACCGGCTCCCTACAAGCCCTATAATGCACACCGCGTACACGGGACCTTCCGTGGATACTGGGACTACGATGGAGGGGGCCTCGGTGATATGGGACAACATTATATCGATCCCGTACAATACATGCTGGGCAAAGATAACACAAGCCCTGTCAAGGTGGAAGTAGACGCACCGCAACAGCATCCGGATGCAGTGGGGACATGGAGATCTATCACATATACTTATGAAGACGGTTGCCAGATCATTCTCTGGGGAGGTGACTACGGAGAACCGGATACCCCCTATATTGCAGGACCGAACGGGAATGTATATAAGAATTTTGTATGTGATATACCTGACTGGGAAAAGAAACTGGCTGATTTCCCCGAGCCTCAGGCTCAAAACACCGATTTCCTTGAATGCGTACGCAACAGGCAGAAATTCGCACTGAATGAGATCAACGGGCAACGTTCCTGCACTATTGTAAATATGGGTACGGTGGCGCTCCAACTGAACAGAACGCTGGAGTTCGATCCGGTGAACGAACTGTTTATAAATGATGCCGAAG